A window of the Vigna angularis cultivar LongXiaoDou No.4 chromosome 3, ASM1680809v1, whole genome shotgun sequence genome harbors these coding sequences:
- the LOC108324608 gene encoding nuclear transcription factor Y subunit B-5, whose amino-acid sequence MGDNINIGKVLDREGFKYNFTCSTSTATASDTSAQDGVIKEQDRLLPIANVGRIMKQTLPPNAKISKEAKETMQECVSEFISFVTGEASDKCHKEKRKTVNGDDICWALATLGFDDYAEPLKRYLHKYRELEGERATQNKSNTYENNIANI is encoded by the coding sequence ATGGGTGACAACATCAACATTGGCAAAGTCTTAGACAGAGAAGGCTTTAAGTACAACTTCACATGTTCAACTTCAACTGCAACTGCAAGTGACACCTCTGCACAAGATGGGGTCATCAAGGAGCAGGATCGGTTGCTTCCAATAGCTAATGTGGGAAGAATCATGAAGCAAACTCTTCCCCCCAATGCCAAGATCTCAAAAGAGGCAAAAGAAACCATGCAGGAATGTGTGTCTGAGTTCATCAGCTTTGTCACTGGTGAAGCTTCTGACAAGTGTCACAAGGAGAAGCGCAAAACCGTCAATGGTGATGATATTTGCTGGGCCTTGGCTACCCTAGGGTTTGATGACTACGCTGAGCCTCTTAAAAGGTACTTGCATAAGTATAGGGAGTTGGAGGGGGAGAGAGCAACCCAAAATAAGAGTAACACTTACGAAAACAACATTGCAAACATATAA